The stretch of DNA CGCGATCGCCGCGGTGAAGCGCTTGGCGTCGACCGTGCCCAGCGTGAGGGCCAGGCTGGCCCGGCCGTCGACGCGGATCGCCGCTTCCTGGCGCGGCGTCTGGCCGCGGCGCACCTTGCCGAAGTCCAGGCTGCGGTCGGCAGGCTCGACGAGGATGGGCGCCGCCACGAAGGCCATGACCGGCACCTCCATCAGCGGCTGCTCGGGATCGTTGGAGCTGATCTCGATGGTCTTGCTGTTGTCGCCCGAGAGATCGCGGCTGTGGAAGCGCACGGTGAGCACCGTGCTCCCGCCGGGCGGCACGCGCTCGGCGGCCAGGCTCAGCTCCGTGCAGGAGCAGGAGGTGTAGACCTCGGTGATCAGGAGCTCCGCGTCGCCGCGGTTGCTGAGCGTCAGCTCGCGGGCCATGACCTGGTGCTGCGGCACGCGGCCGAAGTTGAGGCTGCCTGTCGAGAGGACGAGCTTCGGTGCAGCGGCCGCCGCGAGAGGCAGCAGCAGTGCCGCGCAGGCGAGCAGAGCGGGGACGAGGCGGGAGCGCATGGCGATCATCGGCTTCCTTTCTGCGTTCGGCTCAGCTTCGCGGGTTCGCGCTCTGGGTCCACTCGCCGC from bacterium encodes:
- a CDS encoding DUF1573 domain-containing protein, translated to MIAMRSRLVPALLACAALLLPLAAAAAPKLVLSTGSLNFGRVPQHQVMARELTLSNRGDAELLITEVYTSCSCTELSLAAERVPPGGSTVLTVRFHSRDLSGDNSKTIEISSNDPEQPLMEVPVMAFVAAPILVEPADRSLDFGKVRRGQTPRQEAAIRVDGRASLALTLGTVDAKRFTAAIAPGAGADRARLVVDLKPDATAGPFRQVLRLTTDDPRQPSLDFTLSGTVLGDLETAPDRLNFRYVLPGQALSKEIAVRTPTPGFAFRVTEAKVDLPGLQVEILADGSQGEARLRVSGTAVAADDSLAKAAQGRVKGGLHIFTNRPEEPELLVDLLYLLRE